A region of Bradyrhizobium sp. SZCCHNS1050 DNA encodes the following proteins:
- a CDS encoding ATP-binding protein has translation MMSFGFLNLKGIRGQITALVAISIVALHAIITATFLIYRAEQPDPENEVGPLQLATAIRILGRAPAAERPRLISDIARAYPEFELKPHVGPLPGASGRRREPAGPDVEAGTGGDERRPAPPELADGRPHGPGGFRGLGPGYRVFMPPPGSQTRTVIFALPDGNMVSARMADRPHRPPFWGAPWLTTIMFALISTTLLGLWAARALTSPLSSFAKAAESFSLDGDATALPERGPEEIRSLARALNRMRQRITALMNDRTKMLAAISHDLRTPLTRMRLRCEFVEDELQRNRMLADLDQMHAMLGSVLSFLRNGRKLEPMTLVDIASILQLVADQFADVGHSVTYIGPAHAMATVRPDDLMRSVTNLVENAVKYGKETVIRLVASGKCLTIDVEDDGPGIADARKPDMLEPFVRGDDARNMDEATGFGLGLSIAKAIVQAHGGELSLRDRKPSGLIARIELPLGQTTLRPAA, from the coding sequence ATGATGTCGTTCGGCTTTCTCAACCTCAAGGGAATCCGCGGCCAGATCACGGCGCTGGTCGCCATTTCGATCGTGGCGCTCCATGCCATCATCACGGCGACGTTCCTGATCTATCGCGCCGAGCAGCCCGACCCCGAAAACGAAGTCGGGCCACTTCAGCTCGCGACCGCCATCCGCATTCTTGGACGCGCACCCGCTGCCGAACGGCCTCGACTGATCTCCGACATTGCCCGCGCCTATCCTGAGTTCGAGCTCAAGCCTCACGTGGGGCCTCTGCCGGGTGCTTCCGGCCGCCGGCGCGAGCCGGCCGGCCCCGACGTCGAGGCCGGGACCGGTGGCGACGAGCGACGGCCGGCCCCTCCGGAGCTCGCCGACGGACGGCCTCACGGTCCAGGCGGCTTTCGTGGCCTTGGCCCAGGCTATCGCGTCTTCATGCCGCCGCCCGGCTCCCAGACGCGCACCGTCATCTTCGCTCTGCCCGATGGCAACATGGTTTCGGCTCGAATGGCCGACCGGCCGCACCGGCCACCGTTCTGGGGCGCCCCATGGCTGACGACGATCATGTTCGCGCTGATCAGCACGACACTGCTCGGCCTGTGGGCGGCCCGCGCGCTGACCTCACCGCTGTCGAGCTTCGCCAAGGCTGCCGAGAGCTTCAGCCTCGATGGCGATGCCACTGCCCTGCCCGAGCGCGGACCGGAAGAGATCCGGTCGCTGGCGCGCGCCCTGAACCGTATGCGCCAACGCATCACGGCGCTGATGAACGACCGGACCAAGATGCTGGCGGCCATCAGCCACGATCTGCGGACACCGCTGACCCGCATGCGGCTGCGCTGTGAGTTCGTCGAGGACGAGCTGCAGCGCAATCGCATGCTGGCCGATCTCGATCAGATGCATGCGATGCTGGGCTCGGTGCTGTCATTCCTGCGCAACGGCCGCAAGCTCGAGCCGATGACGCTGGTCGATATCGCGAGCATCCTGCAGCTCGTCGCCGACCAATTCGCCGATGTCGGCCACAGCGTCACCTATATCGGCCCGGCGCACGCGATGGCGACGGTGCGTCCCGACGACCTGATGCGTTCGGTCACCAACCTGGTCGAGAACGCCGTGAAGTACGGCAAGGAAACCGTCATCAGACTGGTGGCGTCGGGGAAGTGCCTGACGATCGACGTGGAGGATGATGGACCCGGGATCGCCGATGCGCGCAAGCCCGACATGCTGGAGCCCTTCGTGCGCGGCGACGACGCCCGCAACATGGACGAGGCCACCGGGTTCGGCCTGGGCCTCTCGATCGCGAAGGCGATCGTCCAGGCGCATGGCGGCGAGCTGTCATTGCGCGATCGCAAGCCAAGCGGACTGATCGCCCGCATCGAGCTGCCGCTCGGCCAGACCACCTTGCGCCCCGCAGCATGA
- a CDS encoding response regulator encodes MAQTQPHILVVEDDRETRTLIAKYLRNNACNVTTATDGREMTRIMGDHRVDLLILDVMLPGEDGLTLCRKLRAESQVPIIMLTARGEDVDRILGLEMGADDYLPKPFNPRELLARINAVLRRQAAAMTASATEGATALSFLGWTIDFRLRELRNPEGARVAMTSAEFDLLRTFCERPGRVLSRDSLLDLTQGRSAGSFERSIDVLVSRIRRKIEPDPQEATMIKTVRSGGYMFTPVVEVVTGPQSH; translated from the coding sequence ATGGCCCAGACACAACCACACATTCTTGTCGTCGAGGACGACCGCGAGACGCGGACGCTGATCGCGAAATATCTGCGCAACAATGCCTGCAACGTGACCACCGCGACCGACGGCCGCGAGATGACCCGCATCATGGGCGACCACCGTGTCGATCTCCTGATCCTCGACGTCATGCTGCCCGGCGAGGACGGCCTGACCTTGTGCCGCAAGCTGCGCGCGGAATCGCAGGTGCCGATCATCATGCTCACCGCGCGCGGCGAGGACGTCGACCGCATCCTCGGACTGGAGATGGGCGCCGACGACTATCTGCCAAAGCCGTTCAATCCGCGCGAGCTGCTCGCCCGCATCAACGCGGTGCTGCGCCGGCAGGCGGCCGCGATGACGGCGAGCGCAACCGAAGGCGCGACGGCGCTGAGCTTCCTCGGCTGGACGATCGACTTCCGGCTGCGCGAACTACGCAATCCCGAAGGCGCACGCGTCGCGATGACGAGCGCCGAGTTCGATCTGCTCCGCACCTTCTGCGAGCGGCCGGGCCGCGTGCTGTCGCGCGACAGCCTGCTCGACCTGACGCAGGGCCGCAGCGCCGGCTCGTTCGAGCGCTCGATCGACGTGCTGGTCAGCCGCATCCGCCGCAAGATCGAGCCGGACCCGCAGGAGGCCACCATGATCAAGACCGTGCGCTCCGGCGGCTACATGTTCACACCCGTCGTCGAGGTGGTGACTGGCCCGCAAAGCCATTGA